The segment tttcttaacctctgaggataggacaaaaagcaatgggcttaaattgcagcaaaggaggtttaggttggacattaggaaaaacttcctaattgtcagtgtggttaagcactggaatgaattgcctagggaggtttgtggaatctccatcattggagatttttaagagcaggttagacaaacacctgtcaggaatggtctagataatacttagtcctgccatgaggcaggcgactggactagatgactctcaagatcccttctagtcctatgattctataatatcCAGTACACACCTTATTCTGGAGGAATCCCTTTAACAACATGTGAGGTGTTCACCTCGTACCACGTCTGCTCCCCCAGGACTGAGCTCTGGAGCTCATATTCAGTGCATCAGATTTGCACTTTTACTTGGTGTTTGGACAAACTCAGGCTCTGATGGTTGACTGTGTGTAACAGGTTGATTTACTTTAACAGTTTTTCTTGAAAACATTGCAAACTATACAGATGTTTACATTTTGGAGGCAAGAACCAGATGTTTGCATTCTTAATTGTTTTATAACTTGAAAAAGTTACAGATGTTTTGCCAAGCAGTGTAGGATTTTATTTATGGGAGATTACTCAGCACACAGTAAAATAAATATGCAACAAATGTAATACAAGAAAACAATTCCACCTGTGAGTTTCTTTCTTTTAAGTAATGGAGTCAGAGCCAAATCATGGAAGTAGTGCACAGCTTGCGTGTCAAGGCTGCATTGTAAGGATCTCTGCAAGGAGAAGGGCATGGAATCAGCCCTCTAGGCCATGAAGTAGTAGCGTAGCTGCTCCATAGCTGTGACTGCTGCAATGCTTAGCCCCAAGGCTGGTGTACACCCTGCCTTCTTTGGGGACAATGGTTAGTGCATTGCTGGGACACAGGGAGTCCCCACAAAGCAGAGCACTGCAGCAGGCAGGTGGCATAGATGTTCAAACCCtgcctctctccttttcctctgtTAAAGCACAGCATTGTCATAGGACCTGTATCCTCCATGGCcacagagcaggatttggcccttaatgctggtgaaaggtgtcaTATTTAAAATTCAGATGACTGAAATCTGTCATGCGCTGCAGCACTGCAGGCCACCAATGTGCCTCACCCCTGACCTGGAGGGATCACCCACCTACACTGGTGAAAAGGGAAGTTCAGTTTCCATGCCTATTCACTCTCTGCTGAAGCAGCCAGGTGTGGTTGTAGCTTCCCCATTTTAACTCAGTCCTCAGATGCATTCACCATTTGTGTAAACAATCACTATTTTCCCCACCCATGTCCTTGGTGTGAACCCCCAGCTAGCACTGTAGAATAGTTGGCCAAATGTAGGGAGAGAGGTCACACTTGGAATTTTGGGCCTTGTAACTGGAAGCCCCCAGAACAACTCTGCAAGGAGTCTGAGATTTGCTTAAACTACCCCGCATGAGAATCCTTTCAGAATGTCACTATTAATTTTACATGGAAAAGTTTcagtactatggtgatgggcagcagtataaaacagATAAATAGATCTCTGCATGTGTCCAATGAAGAGTATAGTAGAAATTATTTACTTGAATAGGTGCCCTGCAAAAGGTTTAGATGCTGCACACGCTATCTCTCTGCTCCCAAACAGCTCTCTTTTGAAGGGGAGTGGTGTCTATATTATAAATCTtgtgttattttaaattaaattataacTTTTGCAGCATTTTTTTTGTGTGCACAAGGCATTGTGATGAGGGTGTATATTCTAATCATGTGAAGTGGTTTGGCTACATTAGGAAACTAACCTCAAAATATGAATATTTTTGAGCTTTAGAAAGTTTATGGCatttcagcatctctgaaaacagCCTATTTTtttatgtggtatttcaggcacAAATAGAGTCAAGAGGGTTTTTTTGGGTGTATTTTACAGTCTGATTTGAAAAGCAAAGAGGCTTGAACATATCAGACAAGTGTCCAAACTTTTGGATGCTACTTTGAGCCTAATCTGAACTTCTAAGATTTGTTCACCGTTAGTATATATTTCAGAGCTGGAACCAGCCTTCTCAGGAAAACCCTAAACCACTGGACACAACACCAAAAAAGTAGGCACAATAAAGGTTAATTCCCTAGTGGAATGGCTGTTTTTCCACTGTTTTGTCAATAGTGGAGTCAGAATAGGTTCTTTGGACAAGGCAAGTGGAAGTTCCAATGATTTGAAAGTGGAATCAATGATAATTGAATGGTCTCTCTTCAGCAATTTGCACACCAGATGTTTATGAATCACTTATGATTATGTTTATGAATCACTGGGCAAGCACTCAGTGGATGAGATTGTTACTTTGCCTTGAAAGATGACAGGGGTGAGGCCTACATGGATACTTATTAGGGGATGTTCTTTCTTGTATGTTCGTTGCTAACTGGTTCTGAAAGGCTCTTTGTTTATTGCTAAACAATTCCACAGGAAATAAATGAGGTAATTAGCCCTTAGAACCTGTTCTTTTAGACTTGGCTCACCATATCTACTATCTGCAGGGTTTTCCCAACCCTACTTTAAACTTCCACTTTGGAGGCAATGGACCAGATCCTTATCTAGCACAGGTGTAACTCTTGATGTCAAAGGATCTACACTGAtttaccagctggggatctggtcctACATCTGCTTGCAGCTATCATTTTTTCCCCAAGGAGGACTGAATAGATTTCTGTGTGCAGATGATCACAGTTGCTTCCTTAAATATCCAGATGGTGTCTCTTTTGACTAGAGTTTAGTATTCCCCCTTCTCAAGGGGCTAAGGCTAAGCACTCTATTTCCACAGCCCTGCCAACTCCTCTAGGGCTGAAAAAAAATGACTTGGTACTGGGAATTAAACCTAGGTCTCCCACATGGCAATACAGATATCTTGAACAGAAAAGGTAGTTTGCAAGGCAGAAAGTAAATCTGTCATGATTCACTAGCTCCAGTATAATGTATCATTCCATTTAGTTTTCTTTCAAAGGAAACGATTATATAGCCTTAAGgagaaaatagaaatgttttgagaGGTCATTTATATGCCCTCAATATCTGACAAAGAATATGATTTATCATATGACACCGTCCAGATCATGTCATTGTCTGAAATATGTGTCCCCTGAGAGTTATTTTCTATATTGAAAGTCTCTATGGGTGTTTAGAAAAGAAACAGCTTAAAGAATTagggctagattttaaaaaatgaagctaCAAAAGAATGTGCAAATTTGATGTAGATGTGCAAATCAGCTGACGTGCATGTTAAGggatacatgcatacacacataGTTTCATGTATGCACAATCTCTAGTTTGCATGTGTACATCTAGGGATTTGGGTGCATGCAAAATGAATCAGAGTGTCATCCTAAAGAGAAGGAGACAAGAGGCAGCAAAGGGGAGATTCAGAAATATATCGTGTTTAAAGAAATTAAAGTTAATTAACTCAGTCCTATGATCTTTACTCAGGCCAATCTCATTCCATTCAATTTAGTTTCCTAGATTGCACCCATCACTAACATTAACCTCAATGTGCATTTTTGCATTAGTAAGAAATAAAGGATTCCATTCAaagataattaaaaacaaataatgatAATTTGAACTAAGAACAAAATGGCTGAAATCTTAATTAGTTTTTACTATTTTCTAGAacagtgcttttaaaataaacccCGTATAaccaaatttatatatatatatttctctttGTAGGTATTGGTTTGCATTGAAAGTTGGCTACCAGGCTGCTTTTAAACAAAACAGCTCAGGAGATCAACTTACTGGGGGCCCTGCCAGTATCATTCATAAATGCGCCATTGATGCAGTGACTGATATTAGTATGCTCAGGGTATTTAAGACTTTCCTGGAGACCACACCCCAGCTCATTCTTCAGATTTACATCCTGATGGAGCATGACAAGGCTGCCTTCAGTCAGTGTAAGTCTCTCTCATTCGAAAGTTGAATATAGTTAAATCTCCACTAAGAAGGCAATCCCTAGTATTAGGTAACACTTTAAAGTATTCCTTGTCACATCCCAGtacaattttatttaacatttaattaaaaacctcCTCTATTAGGTTATCTGTTTTACTAAACTCTGGGAAAAGTTTCACTGTAATATGTAATAGTAATATTTAACAATAACATTGTATTGTGTTTGATAAGTGAAAGCTAATGGATGTAACCAACTGAATAATTTCAGAGTAGTCTATCTTGTTTTCGCTTATTGAATAGGGAGATATCTAAGGTACTTCTATGGCTCCCATTACTGAGCACCTCACAGGCTTTAATATATTTCTCCTCACAATACCTCTgtgaagtagggcagtgctattatccccattttacagatggggaactgaggcatcgAAAGGCTAAgtaacttacccaaggtcacacagaaatgAGTGgaggagcaaggaattgaacctgggtctcacaAGTGCCCTAACAATCggaccattcttcctctcagATATAAAGAATGTTTACGTAAAAATATATGAAGTTTTTCCATGGAACTAACATCTATCCTTGTGTTTTATTTAGATGCTTCCATCATCACATCTTTCTGCAGCATTTCCTGGTCAACTCTTGACTATCAGCTATCGTTACGAAAATCTCTGCCTGATAATAATCAATTTTCTGGGGTGCCTCCTAAGTTAATCTACCTCTTGTATAAACTGTTCACACTGACTTCTTGGATATTGAGTATTGCACTGGTCACCCTATTAAATATCATAAGTAGTATAGTTCTGCTAATATTTCTTTGGACCTTGGGCTTCAGCTGGACTTTGAAGCAACACACTACGTTTTGCAAATCTAAAAGGATGGAATTTTTATTCAGGACTGTTGTTGGGATCAttcttatttttacattttttaatgtcaaggggaaaaaaacaaaaatgtatatttCTAGTTATTATGCCACTCATGTGGTTGTAACCTTAGgcataatgtgtgtgtgtttgttctggAAGACTTCAGTTACTGAGCAATTATATTTTACATTTGTGAGCATCACAATTGTTCTCACTCTGGGGTTAGGTATTATTTGTCTTATTGTTTATTATAAGTTTTTCCATCCCACTATTTATTTCAAACAAGAGAGTGCTTCAGATAAAGTTGATGGACTagcaagagaaagagaagaagaaatCAGTAGAATAAGAAATTTCATAATGCCATGAACATTATAGAATTATGTGAATTTTTAAATACGTGCAAATCAAAGCAAATACTGCCTGGGGGACTGTTAGTTACTCTGTCTTTACTTTTCATACTTGCAATGAGCATTTCAAgtaaaataattgctaatgggaATGGTAGTACTTATCAGCTCTGAATAATTATTAGTTCTGCTGTACTACTCTACAAAGCAAAGACTTTATAAAATGAACTAAGCACTTCTGCATATTGGTGTTTTTCCATcacttgcaaaataaataaaatacaaaaatagccCCTGTAAAGGCAAAACAAACAACCAATCCTACCCTCCCACCCAAACCcagttttattttttccacacagaaTGTAGGAAATATAAAACCAAATCAAGTTACTGTTGAcatcatttttgtttctgaaaTGTACTTCTCTTCAAAACAAGGTTCACATCTCCTTACTTGGCAGTGGGAAAGGCCTGAGCTTCATCTAAAATAACCAAGGACTGTGATATGTTAGCTGTACCTGAACACAGGGATCACAGAGGATTGATTTACCCTCCCACTGAGAGAGGTACATGTATTCACTAGGAAGAGTAGCTACAAACCCACAGCCCTACCCTGGGAGTTCTACCAGGGAAGAGTAACTTTAATTTGTCCGCAGTGCAATAGGAACCTGGCCAGAAAAAGCTTTTGGGGAGATGTGCTCAATCAGTATATTTTACAGATGCTCTGGTAACACACCCtcctgtttcattgctgtgctcTCATCCTCCCACACACCCTGTGTGGATTTTCAGATGCCAATAGCTTGCAGACCTGGATTATACCAGCACTGCAGCCTAAATAGCTAATAGCTGAAGGCAGGAATCTCACCTAGAGGAAGAGATATCTCCCTTGAAACATTTCTCTCCCAATGGTTTTTAGATCTAATGCTTTAagtgttaggctatgtctacactactaagttaaaaagaacaggagtacttgtggcatcttagagactaacaaatttattagagcataaggttttgtgggctacaacccacttcttcggatgcatacacgACTCCAGCTACataaataatgtagctggagtcgacatagcttaggtcgacttactgtggtgaCTACAGCGCACTGGGTTGACGGgaagtgctctcccatcaacttaccttactcctctcgttcccggtggagtaccggagtcgaccggagagcacttcactagacccgctaaattgacccccgGTGCATCGATCTCAGCAGCGTTGAtcccgcagtagtgtagacatagccttagtctcagCATAGGGAAGGCTAGAGTCCTGGTATACAGCTACATGGCCTTGTATGACGCAAGTTTGCCTTTGCCACTGGAGAAAGGAAGAATAGTTCTTCTAATGTACTGTTGCTATAGGGATCTCGCCAAGAAGTGATGTGAAATCACAAAATAATGAATTTTTCTAGAAAGGTGCTTGCCAGATACTACAGTGAAACCAGACAACCTTTCAATATAGTTATTTGAAATGCTTAATATATGTTGCATAAGGAAAGTAAATGAATAGCCAGAGCCTTTTATTAAATGAAACCGGGAGAAACAGCTGAGAGCTGCTGGCTTTTAGCTCAGTTATAGAGTCACTTGTTCAGCCCTCCTCAGTtcctcaccccccttcccttctttccttcctccatGAGGACTCACACATCCAAATAATGTCATCATGGGAGCAGGGAAAATGGGGCAGGGAGAAAACTGAAGTTGAGAAAAGAGACTCAGACGGTAAATAGGTGATACCAGGAAAATGTCTGTTTGACCAGCACGTGTCCCTTAAACTTTGGGGGAAGGCCTGACATTTTGGTGGATCTAAATCCCTTGAAGTGCAGCAGAGCTATTTCCTGTGTGTATTGTGTCATGTTGGCTTACTGCAGTGATTACAATAAGCTTTTACTCTATATTACTCttgttagccctgcagagccaacacacCTAAGAGAGACAGAGCTGGATTCTTTTCCTTGTGTTGTCTCATCAACCAAATTGTTTTTAAGTTCCACTTACAAGGTCAGTCAGTTACATCTGTGTAAATCCATCAAAAGACATGGATTTCCAGAAATGTCACTGTCTGAGGGCATACTTTGGATTGCAGAATCTTCATTCCTGGTGATATGCAGGAAAGAAAGAGTGCAGCAAGTTGAGTTTACAGGGCTGGCAGTCAGAAAACATTTCCACCTACTGGCAACTATAGAGTGGGACTTTTTGTTGAGGCTGGGACTTAGCAGGACAATCAATGATACTCAAAGTGAAGTTACGGTCATAAAAAATAACTATGTACAAATGGCCCCCTTATTGCCTCAGTGTATTGAAAGCCATGTCTGCAAAGAGAAGTTTCCCCTACTTTTATGGCActattttgtttgctttgcagAGGCAACATAGTTATGAGAGAGGGTGCTAGATTCCATCCTGGTGTGTGCACATCATCAAAGCCAAGTTCTGCCTTCATCTAAACCTGACATTGAATAGAGTGACAGAGGCACAGATGTAACCGAGGACTGAATTTAGTCCACAGAATCTTTATTACCAGTGATGATGTAGCTGTATCAAGCAGAAAAATTACAGCTTGACTTTTAGATCCCAGGCTGAGTATACTGTTAGTGTTCtaggagaaaaaaaacagcaGAAAGTAAACCCTGTTCTTTCTTTGCT is part of the Chrysemys picta bellii isolate R12L10 chromosome 2, ASM1138683v2, whole genome shotgun sequence genome and harbors:
- the XKR9 gene encoding XK-related protein 9, with the translated sequence MKFTKWNFTMSVLGIVIYVADIAADIWVTSNYFCEGQYSLGILTLVFRLLSSIIVQIFSYEWFKDDCGSPDPGKLNWIFLLHFLHGGIFTRYWFALKVGYQAAFKQNSSGDQLTGGPASIIHKCAIDAVTDISMLRVFKTFLETTPQLILQIYILMEHDKAAFSQYASIITSFCSISWSTLDYQLSLRKSLPDNNQFSGVPPKLIYLLYKLFTLTSWILSIALVTLLNIISSIVLLIFLWTLGFSWTLKQHTTFCKSKRMEFLFRTVVGIILIFTFFNVKGKKTKMYISSYYATHVVVTLGIMCVCLFWKTSVTEQLYFTFVSITIVLTLGLGIICLIVYYKFFHPTIYFKQESASDKVDGLAREREEEISRIRNFIMP